The Cytophagales bacterium DNA segment GCTTTCCATAGCCATCCTTGAAAGCCCGGTCTGCGATAGTGCTTCTCCTTTCGATGGCCTGACCATTCGCATTGGTGATCACTCGATAGAAATACACGCCATTAGCCAATAGATTGCCATACTCGTCACGACCATCCCAGGCATATTGTGTGATATTATTCCCTACACGGATGGGCCCAATCTCATCCTGCAAGATTTCCCGTACCACTCGGCCTGTCACGGTCATGATTTGTATCTTAATCTCATCAGGAACATCCAGGCCGGTCAACGTGAAAACAAATCGTGTACTGGTAGAAAAAGGATTCGGGTATGGATAAAAATGCGAGATCGAAGACTCGTTGATCACCTCGAATCGGATTTCATAAGCACCATTGACTTCCGAAGCCCGGTTTCCACTTTCGTCGGTGGCTCTTACACGCAGGGTATAACTACCATCTTCCAGAGGTCCAGGCTGGTAAAGCATTGAGAAATCCTCCTCTTCCGTTGCCGGAGTAAATGACAATTGCTCACTACCAAACAGGATTTGTTCAAACGTACCATCATCACCAGTTTTTAACTCTACCGAGATACCAGTGGTATCTGTCTTTATCAAACTAGCTTCTTGATCCTTCAATATGATATTGATTTGAGGATCAGGCGAGACAATGTCACCGTTGAGGATGTATACCCCATCGAAAGTAATGTCCAATATCGGGTTGAGTTCATCTGCAGCTACGTCCAGATAATTGGGAGTGCTGAAGAAATTATTGACGGAATACAGTTCCGTTCCATTAGGTCTTGCCTGGACCACCATATTGTAATTACCCACTCGTCCACGTGAATCTTCCTCCAGGTCATACCTGACACTATCGCCAGGTGCAGGAGCTAAAATATTTTCACTCAATGTGATCACAGAGCCATCCTCATTGTTGAGTAGGGTGGTGTTGATCTGGACAGAATCCTGAAAGGTTTGCTCCGAATAATTATAGAAATAAAATGAAGCCCTGAGTGTATCACCTTCCTGAATATTGACAGGTTCATCGTTGGGAAACAGCAACATGCCATCCGGGGGGACATCATATTGTACGTGCATGTAGTTGAGTTGTGCCGGTGTGAAGTCAATTTCGTCAGACAATCTGAATTGTGCTCTTAAAAAAGGATAAGTTGATGCATCAATGGTTGACAAGTCAATTTGTCGATCGACTACTCCACCGATCAAAGTAACTTCTTCTCCTGAAGTATTGAGGCCCACAATGTCGAGATTGACAAGGTCGCTGGGTTCAGTTGATACATCGATCGTGGCATTGGACCAGCTCGTGGCAGGTCCGATGTATGCTGAAGTAAGTGAGCCTGCATCGAACGTTCCTCTGGAAACGGTATCGAGCTGAATGATCTGCTCAGTGATCGGACGTGAGGTATTATCTGTGATAGTAGCAATGGCGCTTCCGGCGGATGCGCCTTTTGTTCCCAGAAAAATTGTTGCCTGTCCAGCAACCAATCCTTCAATTGTCGCACTACTGATCCCTACTTCTTCCAGCTTAGTCCTAAGCTGATTGTCCCAGGCGGTATAATCCACTGTACCTTTGTTGAACAGCAGGATTTGATCCCCTGTTTGCATGGCATCGACTAGTTGCTCCAGCCACCGGTTACTTCCCAGGATCTCTGTTGCATCCAGACTGTAGACCCTTTCCGGGATATTCCCACATAAAAGGCCGCTACCAGTCAAAGGGGTGTATGGGTTAGCAGTTCTTCGGTCAAATATCACCACATTGATGGCGTTGTTTGCACAAACGCTGGGGCCAAAACTGGTGGTCAGTAAGTCGACATTACCCACAAAAAGCGTTTCACTTCCAGCGGGCACTTCGGTGGTGTTTCCCCCGAAAGTAGATACTTCCAATTCCTCGTATGTATTGTCAAACTCCCACAGATTGTTCGCCTGATCATAACTGATTTGATTGTTTTCTATTTCCAATAATTGATCTGGATCAAACAGTCCCCAGCCATCAGTATTTGCCTGATTAATGACCGTAAAGCTACTGGTGGTCCATAAGGTATCTTGATCTCGTGTTCGGTCAGCATATCGCGTGCGCCAAAATACAGTTGACGAATCCGGCACGTTTGAAAGATCCGGGCGATGGGAGAGTAATCCTTCGCCATTGATTACTGCTCTGCTAAGAAAAGAACTGTTGAAAGTGTTCACTGAGTCAATTTCCAGCTCATAATCCCGACCTGGCTCCAAAACATTTACGGGTTGCCAGGTCAATGTTGCTGCCGTAGATTCAATGACTGCATTGTTGATCGGGGATAATGCCAATGTTGAGCCGGAGGAAACAAAGACTTCCACCGTAGCCTGATTATTGAATTTGTCTAATTCCTCAATCAGCTGATTGGGATCCAGCGTAATGGAGAACAAATGATTGCCTTCTACCCGCTCACCCAATTCATTTCGTACATAGAAGCTTAATGTGTCTTGAAATGCTACAGCAGGAAAAGACCTTAAGGATTGTTTCTCCGTCCCATCCGGCAAAGTTTGAGACAAGCGAATGGATAAAGGGTCCGTTTGTGTTCTGCCAAAATTTTCCACCACAACATCGATTCGAAAAGAATCCTGCGAGGCCAGGATCAAGTCCCCTACGATGGCATGCGCTTCAATTTTATTCGCGGAAATATTAAAATCGGGAGATTCCGGGGCAAACAATTTGAGAGCCGGATCCCCTTGAAGGACCATTGCAAATACTTGAGACAAGGCATCGTTGGTGGAAGAATTATCCAAATATCTGATGGATACTTCCTGAATGATCTCTCCGATAGATGTACCAAATGTATTTGGGTCTTCATAGGCCACTTCATACAGGAGGTCCGAATAGTTGAACAGGTTTCTTGCAAAAGCCAGGTCTGTGTGTGCGACAAAGGACATGGCACCCAGGTTTTCTGTCAGCACCCAGGGCTCACCAAAAGACTCTTGCCGACCATAGATTTCACCGGCATTGCAACCATTAACCAAAAACAAGCCGGGATACCGTCCCTGGTTCTCGAAAGTGTTGACTTCTCCTACTTCAATGTCTGTGACAAAACTTCCCGAATGACCAAAGAAGGTGATCATGCCCACTCCTCGATCTACCTGCTCATTGATATTGACGAATTCCACGTTTTCAGTGGTTCCTTTACTGATGTTTTGAGCAGAGCCACCCAATAAACCATTAGCTGCTGTTCTGGCAAACTGCCGGACGTAGCCCGCGAAAATAGAAAGCTCTCTCTCGTTTTGTCCCCCACTTAATTGTAGGATGCGTTTACGCCAAAGCTCATTGTAGGGCACAGCTTCATGCTCGATCACCTTGTTTAAGTAGCCACGAACCTCACCAGGATTGGTAGCAGTGATTCTACCAACAGACATCACAGGATCGATGCTGCCTCCTTGTTCGAATCCACTGACATATAGCAGGTCACTGCCGGGGTGGCCGAAACCTGGAATCAAATTTACCGATCCATCTGAAGGTACGGATTCCCTGTCCCTGTAAAACGCGCTGTTGATGGTCAGTCCTTTTCCGATCAGGAATAAATGATCAAGATTGCCTTGCTCAAATCCCATTTGTACCATGTTTCTGATGGCAAGTGGTGAAGGATAACCAAAACTGAATTGGTCATAAACATCCTGAATATTCGTGATTTCAACATTAAACCCTCCACCAGTAGCACTTGCTCTGTAAGCCGCATAAGCTTCGACGGGATCTACACCGTCAATGGGGTTTCTAAGGTTAGGGTGGCTAACGATCAGGTAATTGGCCTCACTGAGATCAATCTCAGAAAAGCGATAGGATTGGATTGAAGGAACTGCTTTTGTGTCACGAACGGAAAGTATAGTCCTCGTAGCAGCAGTGCCATTTACGACAACTTCTGCACGGCTTGGACTCTGATTCGTTCGGAAATTCAACCGAATAGGAGCATTAGCATCCGTGATATCAAAAAAACGGAGGTCATCAGGATTGCTGTGGTTTACCCGAAGAAAGGAACGTCCGAGCCCATTGATGGGTAATTCGAATGCTTTGATCGTATCCAATTCCTGTACTTCATAGGCTTGAGCGTAATCCACTTTCAATGCAGCGAACGAAACCTGGTCGGCTGAATTTTGAGTCCCTACTACTGATGCCCTGACCAGAAAAGACCCATCCGAACTGATATCGGTCCATTGCAGGTCATCGACGAATGTGAAGGAAGTTTGCCCGGTAAAATTTACCGTTGCCAGTGTTCGCAAGGAGGTTTCATCCGGGCCGACCAGTACATCGATGCCATGTTCCTGGTTGTTACCACCGATCATCACGATTTCCAGGCTTGGGTCCGGGCCTGATGTGACGATATCACTTAATGAAAAAGAAAAGTCCTGACTCGAATTTCTAGCAACCAGATTGCCACTCCAGCCTTCTCCGAAATCATATTGCGGAATATTCAAGCTTTCTACTGTATACTGTCTTCCGGTAGCATATCGGTTGGTTTGAAGTAACAAAGATTCGGCCGTGTGAAAAGTCTCAGGAATAAGGCCGGAATTATCATTGTCAGTGGAGAATCCCATGCGCAGACCATCAGGACCGGCATTAGCGTAAGTCAGGAAGTAGGTGGTAGCTTCTGAGAACAGCGCATAATAATCATGAGGTTGCGCATCGGGAGAGATATAAATGGGTTGATCCAGTTGGCCGTCGTTACGTTCTCCGTAGAATTCAAAGCTCACCAGTCTTCCATTTTGGCTGGTGACGTCCATGGCGATTTCCTCTCCATTTTTGAACAACCGCAATCGATCTGCAGCGACTTGATCGGTAAGGAAACCCGCAGCTTCCAGTTCCGAAGCTGTGACCCGGTACCATCCGTCGTTGACGACC contains these protein-coding regions:
- a CDS encoding C25 family cysteine peptidase, giving the protein MLRNSFLTLVSCLCLSISAVGQYGNEWILYDQDYFKLTVVNDGWYRVTASELEAAGFLTDQVAADRLRLFKNGEEIAMDVTSQNGRLVSFEFYGERNDGQLDQPIYISPDAQPHDYYALFSEATTYFLTYANAGPDGLRMGFSTDNDNSGLIPETFHTAESLLLQTNRYATGRQYTVESLNIPQYDFGEGWSGNLVARNSSQDFSFSLSDIVTSGPDPSLEIVMIGGNNQEHGIDVLVGPDETSLRTLATVNFTGQTSFTFVDDLQWTDISSDGSFLVRASVVGTQNSADQVSFAALKVDYAQAYEVQELDTIKAFELPINGLGRSFLRVNHSNPDDLRFFDITDANAPIRLNFRTNQSPSRAEVVVNGTAATRTILSVRDTKAVPSIQSYRFSEIDLSEANYLIVSHPNLRNPIDGVDPVEAYAAYRASATGGGFNVEITNIQDVYDQFSFGYPSPLAIRNMVQMGFEQGNLDHLFLIGKGLTINSAFYRDRESVPSDGSVNLIPGFGHPGSDLLYVSGFEQGGSIDPVMSVGRITATNPGEVRGYLNKVIEHEAVPYNELWRKRILQLSGGQNERELSIFAGYVRQFARTAANGLLGGSAQNISKGTTENVEFVNINEQVDRGVGMITFFGHSGSFVTDIEVGEVNTFENQGRYPGLFLVNGCNAGEIYGRQESFGEPWVLTENLGAMSFVAHTDLAFARNLFNYSDLLYEVAYEDPNTFGTSIGEIIQEVSIRYLDNSSTNDALSQVFAMVLQGDPALKLFAPESPDFNISANKIEAHAIVGDLILASQDSFRIDVVVENFGRTQTDPLSIRLSQTLPDGTEKQSLRSFPAVAFQDTLSFYVRNELGERVEGNHLFSITLDPNQLIEELDKFNNQATVEVFVSSGSTLALSPINNAVIESTAATLTWQPVNVLEPGRDYELEIDSVNTFNSSFLSRAVINGEGLLSHRPDLSNVPDSSTVFWRTRYADRTRDQDTLWTTSSFTVINQANTDGWGLFDPDQLLEIENNQISYDQANNLWEFDNTYEELEVSTFGGNTTEVPAGSETLFVGNVDLLTTSFGPSVCANNAINVVIFDRRTANPYTPLTGSGLLCGNIPERVYSLDATEILGSNRWLEQLVDAMQTGDQILLFNKGTVDYTAWDNQLRTKLEEVGISSATIEGLVAGQATIFLGTKGASAGSAIATITDNTSRPITEQIIQLDTVSRGTFDAGSLTSAYIGPATSWSNATIDVSTEPSDLVNLDIVGLNTSGEEVTLIGGVVDRQIDLSTIDASTYPFLRAQFRLSDEIDFTPAQLNYMHVQYDVPPDGMLLFPNDEPVNIQEGDTLRASFYFYNYSEQTFQDSVQINTTLLNNEDGSVITLSENILAPAPGDSVRYDLEEDSRGRVGNYNMVVQARPNGTELYSVNNFFSTPNYLDVAADELNPILDITFDGVYILNGDIVSPDPQINIILKDQEASLIKTDTTGISVELKTGDDGTFEQILFGSEQLSFTPATEEEDFSMLYQPGPLEDGSYTLRVRATDESGNRASEVNGAYEIRFEVINESSISHFYPYPNPFSTSTRFVFTLTGLDVPDEIKIQIMTVTGRVVREILQDEIGPIRVGNNITQYAWDGRDEYGNLLANGVYFYRVITNANGQAIERRSTIADRAFKDGYGKLYILR